One part of the Syntrophus gentianae genome encodes these proteins:
- the ruvA gene encoding Holliday junction branch migration protein RuvA yields the protein MIAKIQGKLIYKAVSVVIIDNHGIGYEILIPLSTYYELPEVGADVGLLIYTCFRQDAIQLVGFYTEKEKHLFKLMISIAGIGPRLAVNVLSGINSDELINAIAKNDLKRLLKVPGLGKKMAERVIMELRDKISEGKPKGQESDIEDRRELIDKGLIEEDAVSALINLGYKNQAAKDAIEKVMSEHRENKSLDVILKEALKRLAI from the coding sequence ATGATCGCCAAGATTCAAGGGAAACTGATATATAAAGCGGTTTCCGTGGTTATAATTGATAATCACGGAATTGGATATGAGATACTGATTCCACTGTCAACGTATTATGAACTTCCCGAAGTGGGAGCTGATGTAGGTTTATTAATTTATACCTGTTTCAGGCAGGATGCGATCCAACTCGTAGGTTTTTATACTGAAAAAGAAAAACATCTATTCAAGTTGATGATTTCAATTGCGGGTATTGGTCCGCGTCTGGCTGTTAATGTATTATCAGGAATTAATTCGGATGAATTAATTAATGCGATCGCGAAAAATGATTTAAAACGTCTCTTAAAAGTTCCCGGGCTTGGGAAAAAAATGGCTGAGAGAGTAATTATGGAACTAAGGGACAAAATATCAGAAGGAAAACCAAAAGGGCAGGAGAGCGATATTGAAGATAGAAGGGAACTGATTGATAAGGGTCTGATTGAGGAAGATGCCGTCTCTGCATTAATCAATTTAGGGTATAAGAACCAAGCGGCAAAGGATGCGATCGAAAAAGTCATGTCAGAGCATCGCGAAAACAAATCCCTGGATGTAATCTTGAAAGAAGCTTTAAAAAGATTGGCCATATAG
- the ruvC gene encoding crossover junction endodeoxyribonuclease RuvC produces MRVLGIDPGSIVTGYGIVEKVQERYIDVTHGEIKLKRGLLFTASLEKVYNELFSIIEGERPDAVAIEDIFYGKNIKSLIKQGHVRGVAILAGSKHHLPVFEYTPLEVKKAVVGYGRAEKIQVQKMIQVMMKFSELPPEDASDAIAVAICHINHQKKVSI; encoded by the coding sequence TTGAGAGTATTGGGCATTGATCCGGGCAGCATCGTTACGGGCTATGGAATTGTGGAAAAAGTCCAAGAGCGATATATTGATGTTACGCATGGAGAAATTAAACTGAAAAGAGGATTATTATTTACTGCCTCATTGGAAAAGGTTTACAATGAATTATTCTCAATCATAGAAGGAGAGAGACCTGACGCGGTAGCAATTGAAGATATATTTTACGGGAAAAATATTAAAAGTCTTATTAAGCAAGGACATGTGAGGGGCGTTGCTATTCTGGCAGGATCTAAACATCATTTGCCTGTCTTTGAATACACCCCGCTTGAAGTAAAAAAGGCAGTCGTTGGATACGGACGTGCTGAAAAGATACAAGTACAAAAGATGATCCAGGTAATGATGAAATTTTCAGAGCTTCCCCCTGAAGATGCTTCAGATGCGATTGCCGTAGCAATATGCCATATCAATCATCAAAAGAAAGTCTCCATATAA